A region from the Desulfoglaeba alkanexedens ALDC genome encodes:
- a CDS encoding hydrogenase iron-sulfur subunit, producing the protein MDAFEPRIVAFCCMYUAYTAADLAGSMRLTYPANIRIINVPCTGRVDMIHLLKAFENGADGVYVAGCLEGECHFQNGNLKAKKRVHAVRKILEEIGIEPERVEMFNMAASDGPRFAAVAREMTERIRALGPSPLRSAARGEEGVRTAC; encoded by the coding sequence ATGGATGCATTCGAACCGCGAATTGTAGCTTTCTGTTGCATGTACTGAGCCTACACGGCGGCGGACCTGGCAGGTTCCATGCGACTCACTTATCCCGCGAACATCCGTATCATCAACGTCCCGTGTACGGGCCGCGTGGACATGATCCACTTGTTGAAGGCTTTTGAAAACGGCGCCGACGGCGTATACGTGGCCGGTTGCCTGGAAGGGGAATGCCACTTCCAGAACGGGAACCTCAAGGCGAAAAAACGTGTCCACGCGGTCAGGAAGATCCTCGAAGAGATCGGGATCGAACCGGAACGGGTGGAGATGTTCAATATGGCGGCTTCCGACGGGCCGCGATTTGCGGCCGTTGCCCGGGAGATGACCGAACGTATCAGGGCCTTGGGACCGTCACCGCTTCGCAGTGCGGCACGCGGCGAGGAAGGGGTCCGGACGGCGTGCTGA
- a CDS encoding glycine cleavage system protein H yields MESKKMHAKTRSKVRAFAIGDELPCVWMKAGVINFKLCDNAYDCLTCSFDKAMSARVADHPEKQVSWREVMREKPYNQKECRHMLSGRVAFRLCGNAYNCNNCEFDQMIEDRELAAAVGVPTIRKVSGFAIADDYYYHAGHTWARVEPGGLIRIGVDDFALRLLGYVTEFRLPRLGAHLEQHRPGWTLRREEKLADFLAPLEGIVVAVNHRVLDTPDLAKRAPYTEGWLLAVEPRNLKQNVQELLIGDSALSWLTDHVHKLESMISAGEPFPLAATGGEVAEDIYGNVRHLQWDTLVKEFLRP; encoded by the coding sequence ATGGAAAGCAAGAAGATGCACGCAAAAACCCGGAGCAAGGTTCGCGCTTTCGCCATCGGCGACGAACTCCCCTGTGTCTGGATGAAAGCCGGTGTCATCAATTTCAAGCTCTGCGACAACGCCTACGACTGCCTCACGTGTTCCTTCGACAAGGCCATGAGCGCGCGGGTGGCGGATCATCCCGAAAAGCAGGTGAGCTGGCGAGAAGTCATGCGGGAAAAGCCTTACAACCAGAAGGAATGCCGCCACATGCTGTCCGGGAGGGTGGCTTTCCGATTGTGCGGGAACGCGTACAACTGCAACAATTGCGAATTCGATCAGATGATCGAAGACCGGGAACTGGCCGCGGCGGTCGGTGTTCCAACCATCCGCAAAGTGAGTGGATTCGCGATAGCGGATGATTATTACTATCACGCAGGCCACACTTGGGCCCGAGTCGAACCCGGAGGGCTGATCCGAATAGGTGTTGATGACTTTGCGCTTCGTTTGTTAGGATATGTTACTGAATTTCGTCTTCCCAGGTTGGGAGCCCACTTGGAACAGCATCGGCCGGGATGGACACTCAGGCGGGAAGAAAAGCTTGCGGATTTCCTCGCTCCGTTGGAAGGCATCGTAGTGGCGGTGAATCACCGAGTGCTGGACACGCCGGATCTAGCGAAACGGGCGCCTTACACCGAAGGCTGGCTGCTGGCAGTGGAACCTCGAAATCTCAAACAGAACGTTCAGGAGCTCCTCATCGGCGACAGCGCTCTTTCCTGGCTCACGGATCACGTGCACAAGCTGGAAAGCATGATTTCGGCAGGGGAACCCTTCCCCCTGGCGGCTACGGGTGGCGAAGTGGCGGAGGATATCTACGGGAATGTACGGCATCTGCAGTGGGACACTTTGGTCAAGGAATTCCTGCGGCCGTGA
- a CDS encoding sigma-54-dependent transcriptional regulator yields MVGRFKILVVDDELIVRESLVGWLKKGGYQVDTAAGGREAISLLDQKDFDLVFLDIKMPDLGGIEVLKHIRVRYPQTMVVMITAYGSVETAVEAMKSGANDYLMKPFEPEQLTLLVEKLLQQRRIIEENLLLREQVAASEQVRYGDLIGSADCMQRLFDLIEEVAAVDSPVLLRGETGTGKELVAKAIHSKSGRRYGPFIPINCGGFTETLLESELFGHEIGSFTGAVRAKKGRLELAQGGTLFLDEIGEIPLKMQVDLLRVLEEKKFHRVGGTRDIPVDFRLISATHRDLAREIEQRNFRQDFFFRLNVIDIEIPPLRKRKEDVPLLADHFLKKFRRETNKPVEGIEADALELLMSYEWPGNVRELENAMERSVVLAKGRYLRKEDFAFLFRATAVPEEPRSLQEMEKRHIHRTLKSCGWNISRAARILEINRTTLHNKIRKYRLDAVERETDGRP; encoded by the coding sequence ATGGTGGGACGTTTCAAGATTCTGGTGGTCGACGACGAACTGATCGTTCGGGAATCGCTGGTGGGCTGGCTCAAAAAAGGCGGCTATCAAGTGGACACGGCCGCCGGGGGCCGCGAAGCCATCAGTCTTCTCGATCAGAAGGACTTTGACCTGGTCTTTCTGGATATCAAGATGCCGGACCTCGGCGGCATTGAAGTCCTCAAACACATCCGGGTGCGCTATCCGCAGACCATGGTGGTGATGATCACGGCTTATGGTTCGGTGGAAACCGCCGTGGAAGCCATGAAGAGCGGCGCCAACGACTACCTGATGAAACCCTTTGAACCGGAACAGTTGACACTCCTCGTGGAAAAGCTGCTCCAGCAGAGACGCATCATCGAGGAGAATCTCCTGCTCAGGGAGCAGGTGGCGGCTTCCGAGCAGGTGCGCTACGGCGACCTCATCGGATCGGCCGACTGCATGCAGCGCCTCTTCGATCTCATCGAAGAAGTGGCGGCGGTGGACTCCCCGGTACTCCTGCGCGGGGAGACCGGGACGGGCAAGGAATTGGTGGCCAAAGCCATTCATTCCAAGAGCGGCCGGCGCTACGGACCGTTCATCCCCATCAACTGCGGGGGTTTTACCGAGACGCTTCTCGAAAGCGAGTTATTCGGCCACGAGATTGGGTCCTTCACGGGTGCCGTGCGAGCCAAAAAAGGACGGCTGGAACTCGCCCAGGGAGGAACGCTGTTTCTCGACGAAATCGGAGAAATCCCCCTCAAGATGCAGGTCGACCTCCTCAGAGTCCTGGAGGAGAAGAAATTTCACCGGGTGGGAGGCACCCGGGACATCCCGGTGGATTTTCGGCTCATTTCCGCGACGCACCGGGATTTGGCCCGGGAAATCGAACAGAGGAACTTTCGCCAGGATTTTTTCTTTCGCCTGAACGTGATCGACATCGAAATTCCGCCGCTGCGCAAGCGAAAGGAAGACGTGCCCCTGCTCGCCGACCACTTCCTCAAAAAGTTTCGGCGGGAAACCAACAAGCCGGTGGAAGGCATCGAGGCGGATGCCCTGGAATTACTGATGTCCTACGAATGGCCCGGGAACGTCCGGGAGCTGGAAAACGCCATGGAACGCAGCGTGGTCCTGGCCAAGGGACGTTACCTCCGGAAAGAAGACTTTGCGTTTCTCTTTCGAGCGACCGCAGTCCCCGAAGAACCCCGCTCGCTCCAAGAAATGGAAAAGCGTCACATCCATCGGACACTCAAATCCTGCGGCTGGAACATCAGCCGGGCCGCCCGGATCCTCGAAATCAACCGGACGACCCTTCACAACAAGATTCGAAAGTATCGCCTGGACGCCGTCGAGCGGGAAACCGATGGAAGACCGTAG
- a CDS encoding 4Fe-4S dicluster domain-containing protein: MEQTAAAPLEVYFDLAEKVRDATGITVTACYQCRKCTNGCPLTFAMDYYPDQIVRLLLLGREEEVLHSATIWVCSSCETCTTRCPNDIDIAGLMDHLKSEAHRRGIVRPKGNPTYAFHKVFLDDIARRGRVFESGLLNRYLLKSGEWKAKLETGTLWGDLRLGWALFSRRRLPLFPHGVMNKQEIRSLIEEEPGAAETEGDENT; this comes from the coding sequence ATGGAACAGACGGCCGCTGCGCCCCTGGAAGTGTATTTCGACTTGGCGGAGAAGGTGCGCGATGCAACCGGTATCACTGTAACGGCCTGCTACCAGTGCCGAAAATGCACCAACGGCTGTCCGCTCACCTTCGCCATGGATTATTATCCGGACCAGATCGTTCGGCTTCTGCTGTTGGGTCGGGAAGAGGAAGTCCTCCACAGCGCCACCATCTGGGTTTGCTCGTCTTGCGAAACCTGCACCACGCGGTGCCCGAACGACATCGACATCGCCGGCTTGATGGATCATCTCAAGAGCGAGGCACACCGGCGAGGGATCGTCCGGCCGAAGGGAAACCCCACGTACGCCTTTCACAAGGTGTTCCTCGATGACATCGCCCGGCGCGGGCGCGTTTTCGAAAGCGGCCTGCTCAACCGGTACCTGCTGAAAAGCGGCGAATGGAAGGCCAAACTGGAAACGGGCACCCTCTGGGGGGACCTCCGCCTCGGGTGGGCTCTTTTTTCCAGGCGCCGGTTGCCGCTGTTTCCCCACGGGGTGATGAACAAGCAGGAAATCCGGAGCCTCATCGAGGAAGAACCGGGTGCCGCGGAAACGGAAGGCGACGAAAATACTTGA
- a CDS encoding ATP-binding protein encodes MQDPVAADKEKGPMRIAVIGGGRRCRAFLEMLDARRFPALKAEIVAVADPDDEAVGIRLAREKGIFTTRDYRDFFKIPDLDLVIELTGKEELLEDFIRHNSAHVRILEAAISRLFGDIIRFQEEYLFRERQLELIENIADSIFSSIRDRVLILQPDRKILDANEALLKWVGMGKEEIIGKFCYQVTHRSMRPCEESGCHCPLSESLQNGGTGHAIHEHYDRFNKLRYCEITTVPLKNRKGDVDLVLEIIWDITDELEQKLEQKTLALKRDLARLIHEDKMIALGKLVASAVHEINNPLSGIHALARLMRRQLEDGLSPQDLETFHYYLGLIDTESARCSSIVSNLLSFSRQQKLEWVFFDLNEVVEKVVLLSKHKMELQHIQLHLELEENLPQMKGDPSQIQQCLINLIFNAMEAMPDGGRLTIRTFNDAQRNQLRLEVEDTGVGIPEDKISQIFEPFFSTKSQDKGVGLGLSVVYGIIKEHRGSIYVKSDVGKGTNFILRFPLEFGES; translated from the coding sequence ATGCAGGACCCGGTCGCTGCGGATAAAGAAAAAGGTCCCATGCGGATCGCCGTGATCGGCGGAGGCCGCAGGTGTCGGGCGTTTCTCGAAATGCTGGACGCGCGGCGTTTTCCCGCCCTCAAGGCGGAAATCGTGGCGGTGGCGGACCCGGACGACGAGGCGGTAGGGATCAGGCTGGCCCGGGAGAAAGGTATCTTTACCACCCGCGATTATCGGGACTTTTTCAAGATCCCCGATTTGGACCTGGTTATTGAACTGACCGGCAAGGAAGAACTCCTCGAGGACTTCATCCGCCACAATTCCGCTCACGTCCGGATCCTGGAGGCTGCTATATCGCGGCTTTTCGGCGATATCATCCGCTTTCAGGAAGAATATCTCTTTAGGGAACGGCAGCTGGAACTTATCGAGAACATCGCGGACAGTATCTTTTCCAGTATTCGCGACCGTGTGCTCATCCTTCAGCCGGACCGGAAGATCCTGGACGCCAACGAGGCCCTGCTGAAATGGGTGGGCATGGGAAAGGAAGAAATTATTGGTAAATTCTGCTACCAGGTGACTCACCGATCGATGCGACCATGTGAGGAAAGCGGGTGTCACTGCCCGCTTTCGGAAAGCCTCCAAAATGGAGGTACGGGTCACGCCATCCACGAGCACTACGATCGATTCAACAAGTTACGTTACTGTGAGATCACCACCGTGCCATTGAAGAACCGCAAAGGCGACGTGGATCTGGTCCTGGAGATCATCTGGGACATCACCGATGAGCTGGAGCAGAAGCTGGAACAGAAGACCCTGGCCCTCAAGCGCGACCTAGCCCGCCTCATTCACGAGGACAAGATGATCGCTCTAGGTAAGTTGGTGGCGAGTGCGGTCCACGAGATCAACAATCCGCTTTCGGGAATCCACGCCCTGGCCCGGCTCATGCGCCGGCAGTTGGAAGACGGTCTGAGCCCGCAAGACCTGGAAACGTTCCACTACTACCTTGGTCTCATTGATACCGAATCGGCACGGTGCAGTTCCATAGTGAGCAATCTCCTTTCTTTTTCCAGGCAGCAGAAGCTCGAATGGGTGTTTTTCGACCTCAACGAAGTGGTGGAAAAGGTGGTGCTGCTCAGTAAACACAAAATGGAACTTCAGCACATCCAGCTTCACCTGGAGCTGGAAGAAAACCTCCCACAGATGAAAGGGGATCCTTCCCAGATCCAGCAGTGCCTCATCAACCTCATCTTCAACGCCATGGAGGCCATGCCTGACGGCGGACGCCTGACCATTCGGACTTTTAACGACGCTCAGCGCAACCAGTTGCGGTTGGAAGTGGAAGATACTGGGGTCGGCATCCCGGAGGACAAGATTTCACAGATTTTCGAGCCGTTTTTCAGCACGAAGAGCCAGGATAAGGGCGTGGGGCTGGGCCTTTCCGTGGTCTACGGGATCATCAAGGAGCACCGGGGATCCATCTACGTGAAAAGCGACGTAGGCAAAGGAACCAATTTCATTCTGCGCTTTCCTCTTGAATTCGGGGAAAGTTAG
- a CDS encoding CoB--CoM heterodisulfide reductase iron-sulfur subunit B family protein — MHEIGYYPGCTLQGTARDYRQSIHDVCDLLEIKLRELPDWNCCGATAAHSLDERIAVRLAGRNLVIAEREGLDIVVPCALCFNRLKVAQKRLLNDTDRRYGMPLEGTIQVFDLLDYLSRPNIRQEVRDRLVRPLQGLRAVCYYGCMVNRPPKMTDAPTWENPTNMDELLADLGAEVLDWPFKTDCCGASHAVTHPDLVFELVRKLYDRAVAQGAHCIVASCQMCQANLDLYQERIGRLAGTSYELPIFYFTELMGIALGCRRPDRWLRRHMVDPLPLLRSVGLA; from the coding sequence ATGCATGAGATAGGCTATTATCCCGGCTGCACACTGCAAGGAACCGCCCGGGACTATCGGCAATCCATCCATGACGTCTGTGACCTGCTGGAGATCAAGCTGCGGGAACTGCCGGATTGGAATTGCTGCGGCGCCACCGCTGCTCACAGCTTGGATGAACGGATCGCCGTCAGGCTTGCCGGCCGGAACCTGGTCATCGCCGAAAGAGAAGGCCTCGATATCGTCGTTCCGTGCGCCCTATGCTTCAACCGGTTGAAAGTCGCCCAAAAGCGCCTGCTGAACGATACAGATCGTAGGTATGGCATGCCCCTTGAGGGTACCATCCAGGTTTTTGATTTACTGGATTATTTGAGCCGACCCAACATCCGCCAAGAGGTGCGCGATCGGTTGGTTCGGCCGCTCCAGGGACTGCGGGCCGTCTGCTACTACGGCTGCATGGTGAACCGGCCGCCAAAGATGACTGATGCACCGACCTGGGAAAACCCAACCAACATGGACGAACTGTTGGCGGACCTGGGAGCCGAAGTGCTCGATTGGCCGTTCAAGACGGACTGCTGCGGAGCAAGCCACGCTGTGACCCACCCGGACCTGGTTTTTGAACTGGTTCGAAAACTCTACGACCGAGCCGTCGCTCAAGGTGCCCACTGCATCGTAGCTTCCTGCCAGATGTGTCAAGCCAACCTGGACCTGTATCAGGAGCGGATCGGGCGGCTCGCCGGCACATCCTACGAACTACCCATCTTCTATTTCACGGAACTTATGGGGATCGCTCTGGGGTGCCGCAGACCGGACCGTTGGCTCCGCCGCCACATGGTGGACCCGCTGCCGCTCCTGCGGTCGGTGGGCCTGGCCTGA
- a CDS encoding zinc metallopeptidase: MEDRREEPVFLEPVVSVCPLGDATAVDVRVVAANVQAVFDLGVDILERSPLPEEAFLADRRQYDAAAVLRHLDAMVRPPFRKILGVTTVDLCIPVFTHVFGEAHLGGRAAVVSSFRLRTNENGFKASIETYTHRLIKVALHELAHTRNLVHCDNPRCLMHFSPKVNHLDRLPILFCERCRYLLTQDWRRPAGMG, from the coding sequence ATGGAAGACCGTAGGGAGGAGCCCGTTTTCCTGGAACCGGTCGTTTCGGTGTGCCCTTTGGGGGACGCAACGGCGGTGGATGTGCGGGTGGTGGCGGCAAACGTTCAGGCCGTCTTCGACCTGGGAGTGGACATTCTGGAGCGGAGCCCCTTGCCGGAGGAGGCGTTTCTTGCCGACCGCCGGCAGTATGACGCGGCGGCGGTGCTGCGCCATCTGGACGCGATGGTTCGGCCGCCGTTCCGGAAGATCCTCGGCGTGACGACAGTCGACCTTTGCATCCCCGTGTTCACTCATGTCTTCGGGGAAGCGCACCTGGGCGGCCGGGCCGCGGTGGTTTCCAGCTTCCGGTTGCGCACCAACGAAAACGGGTTCAAGGCGTCCATCGAAACCTATACGCATCGACTCATCAAGGTGGCGCTCCACGAACTGGCGCACACGCGGAACTTGGTCCACTGCGACAATCCCCGGTGTCTGATGCATTTCAGCCCGAAAGTCAACCACCTGGACCGCTTGCCCATCCTCTTTTGTGAAAGATGTCGTTACCTGCTGACCCAAGATTGGAGAAGGCCTGCCGGGATGGGGTGA
- a CDS encoding NAD(P)-binding protein, translated as MSAHQEQSRSSRVIGSVLVIGGGIGGIQASLDLANSGYQVILAEKDISIGGVMAQLDKTFPTNDCSTCMLSPKLIEVANHPDIRILTRTTVQSISGEPGDFKVRLLREPRFVDEDKCTACGECLKVCPVEIPAAFNEGLNATKAIYRHFPQAIPSSFAIDKRGTAPCKAACPAGISVQGYVALIAQGRYQEALELIRKDNPLPGICGRVCHHPCESVCSRGQYDEPIAIDFLKRFVSDLELQEGTQKPPERKESNGKKVAIIGSGPAGLTAGYYLARKGYEVTLFEAMPEPGGWLRYGIPEYRLPRSILQAEIDYIRAAGVQIVTGRRFGVDFGFQDLRKEGFEAFFLAIGTQKDLTLNIPGEDLPQVYTATSFLRKVNLGETPELGKQVAVIGGGNSALDVARSALRLGAEEVHILYRRSRSEMPANVEEIEEAEEEGVKIHFLAAPVAIVSDEAGNVKALHVIHMELGKSDESGRRRPIPVEGSEYTMNVDSVIAAIGLMTDLDVFEGLPPDERPELSRWGTVMVDPVTCETNLPGVFSGGDVATGPATVVQAIAAGKEAAESIDRYLKGENLRTGRIQTRRTAPVPRMTVYPARRALMPRLEPHVRRTTFEEVQKGFSEEAARYEARRCLQCGVCSECYRCVDACLAGAIDHSMSPQIEEVEVGAVLYATGFRPFDARKKPEYGYGRYPNVITSLEFERFLAPTGPTGGHIQRPGDGRAPKKVAWIQCVGSRDVTVGQDYCSSVCCMYATKQAIVAREHEPDLEATIFFIDIRAMGKGFERYYERARTQHGVRYVRSHISRVIETPQGGDLEIQYVDETGEIRREIFDLVILSVGLKPTEDALKTAATLGIATDRFGFTGCDPFDPVASSRPGVYACGVSTSPKDIPETVAQASAAAASAQRLLAPARNTLITRPAVIQERQVTGEIPRIGVFVCHCGINIAGVVNVEAVTEYAKTLPNVTYADHLLFACSTDSTERIKEIVQEHHLNRVVVASCSPRTHEPLFQDCIREAGLNKYLFEMANIRDQCSWVHAADPDQATEKAKDLVRMAVAKARFLEPLYEIPFSVVQSALVVGGGVAGMTAALNLADQGFPTILVEKEGELGGQARKTMRFLPTGEAVQPYVSELIASIESHPNIQVFKGSQIASFSGHPGRFESVVRTADGDRTVQYGALIVATGGQEYRPKEYLYGEDERVLTQLAFHELLADGGGKLAGARDFVMIQCVGSRDEERPYCSRVCCTAAVSNALKLKEITPEARITILYRDIRTFGTREILYRKAREQGVRFCRYEPEKKPEVTRQDDTLRIRVFDQNLRREIVLRADRLILSAAVVPRVSSRDLAEIFKLNTDADGFFMEAHVKLRPLDFANAGIYLCGLAHSPKFLDESIAQARGAASRAATILSREEMTVGGRVAVVDPSRCAVCLTCVRTCPYHVPYVVSPGQSVKKAAYIDPALCQGCGACVAECPAKAIQLQHFTDQQLIEKTAAAAS; from the coding sequence ATGAGCGCGCATCAAGAGCAGTCCCGTTCTTCCCGAGTGATCGGATCGGTTCTGGTTATCGGCGGAGGCATCGGGGGCATTCAGGCGAGCCTCGATCTAGCCAACAGCGGCTATCAGGTGATCCTGGCGGAAAAAGATATCAGTATCGGGGGCGTCATGGCTCAACTCGACAAGACGTTTCCCACCAACGACTGTTCGACGTGCATGCTTTCTCCGAAACTCATCGAAGTGGCCAACCATCCCGACATCCGGATCCTCACCCGCACCACCGTTCAATCGATTTCGGGTGAACCGGGCGACTTCAAGGTCAGATTGCTTCGGGAACCCCGCTTCGTGGACGAAGACAAGTGCACCGCCTGCGGTGAATGCTTGAAGGTATGCCCGGTGGAGATACCGGCGGCATTCAACGAAGGGCTGAATGCGACCAAGGCCATCTACCGGCATTTTCCTCAGGCTATCCCTTCGAGTTTCGCCATCGACAAACGGGGCACCGCTCCTTGTAAGGCCGCCTGCCCGGCGGGGATCAGCGTCCAGGGCTACGTGGCGCTCATCGCTCAGGGCCGCTACCAGGAAGCGCTGGAGCTCATCCGAAAGGACAACCCCCTGCCGGGGATCTGCGGGCGAGTCTGCCATCACCCCTGTGAATCGGTCTGCAGCCGCGGGCAATACGACGAACCGATCGCTATCGATTTTCTCAAACGATTCGTGAGCGACTTGGAGCTGCAGGAAGGAACGCAAAAGCCCCCAGAGAGGAAAGAGTCCAACGGCAAAAAGGTTGCGATCATCGGTTCCGGCCCCGCGGGCCTCACCGCCGGATACTACCTGGCACGGAAAGGCTACGAAGTGACCCTCTTCGAGGCCATGCCCGAACCCGGCGGATGGCTTCGCTATGGGATACCGGAATATCGGCTGCCACGTTCCATCCTTCAGGCCGAAATCGATTATATCCGGGCCGCCGGCGTTCAGATTGTAACCGGAAGGCGTTTTGGGGTCGACTTCGGCTTCCAGGATCTCCGAAAAGAGGGTTTCGAAGCCTTCTTCCTCGCCATCGGCACTCAGAAAGACCTCACCCTCAACATTCCCGGAGAAGACCTTCCGCAAGTCTATACCGCCACCAGCTTCCTCCGGAAGGTGAACCTGGGCGAAACGCCCGAACTGGGAAAACAGGTGGCCGTGATCGGCGGCGGGAACAGTGCGCTGGATGTAGCGCGGTCGGCTCTCCGGCTCGGCGCCGAAGAAGTTCATATACTCTACCGAAGGAGCCGGTCCGAGATGCCGGCCAATGTCGAAGAAATCGAAGAGGCCGAAGAAGAAGGCGTGAAAATACACTTTCTTGCGGCTCCCGTGGCAATTGTGAGCGACGAAGCCGGCAACGTAAAGGCGCTCCATGTCATTCATATGGAACTGGGCAAATCGGACGAAAGCGGCAGGCGCCGGCCCATTCCGGTGGAAGGATCCGAGTACACCATGAACGTCGACAGCGTGATCGCCGCCATCGGCCTGATGACGGATCTGGATGTCTTCGAGGGCCTGCCGCCCGACGAACGTCCCGAACTCAGCCGCTGGGGGACGGTGATGGTGGACCCGGTGACCTGCGAAACGAACCTCCCCGGCGTGTTTTCGGGAGGCGACGTGGCCACGGGACCCGCCACGGTGGTGCAGGCCATCGCCGCGGGAAAGGAAGCGGCCGAATCCATCGATCGATACCTCAAGGGAGAAAACCTCAGGACCGGGCGGATACAGACCCGCCGTACGGCCCCCGTGCCCCGAATGACGGTTTATCCCGCACGCCGGGCGCTCATGCCGAGACTGGAACCGCACGTTCGCCGAACGACCTTCGAAGAGGTGCAGAAGGGCTTTTCCGAGGAAGCGGCCCGCTACGAAGCCCGGCGCTGTCTTCAGTGCGGGGTTTGCAGTGAATGCTATCGGTGCGTGGATGCCTGCCTCGCGGGCGCCATCGACCACTCCATGTCGCCCCAAATCGAAGAAGTGGAAGTGGGCGCCGTTCTCTACGCCACAGGTTTTCGACCCTTCGACGCTCGAAAGAAGCCCGAATACGGCTACGGCCGGTATCCCAACGTGATCACCAGCCTGGAGTTCGAACGGTTTCTGGCACCCACCGGGCCCACAGGCGGCCACATCCAGAGACCGGGAGACGGACGAGCCCCGAAGAAGGTGGCCTGGATTCAATGCGTCGGCTCGAGGGATGTCACCGTCGGCCAGGATTATTGTTCTTCGGTTTGTTGCATGTACGCCACCAAGCAAGCCATCGTGGCCCGGGAGCACGAACCGGACCTTGAGGCGACGATTTTTTTCATCGATATCCGCGCCATGGGGAAGGGATTCGAGCGCTATTACGAACGCGCACGGACGCAGCACGGCGTCCGCTACGTTCGGAGCCACATCAGCCGCGTGATCGAAACGCCTCAGGGCGGCGACCTGGAAATCCAGTACGTGGACGAAACGGGAGAAATCCGCCGCGAAATCTTCGACCTGGTCATCTTATCGGTGGGCCTGAAGCCGACCGAAGACGCCCTCAAGACGGCCGCGACGCTGGGGATCGCCACCGACCGTTTCGGGTTCACCGGCTGCGATCCGTTCGATCCGGTCGCTTCGTCACGGCCAGGCGTGTACGCGTGCGGGGTGAGCACCAGCCCCAAGGACATCCCCGAAACCGTGGCTCAGGCCAGCGCTGCGGCGGCTTCCGCCCAACGGCTCCTCGCCCCCGCTCGAAACACGCTCATCACCCGCCCCGCCGTGATCCAGGAGCGGCAGGTAACCGGGGAAATCCCGCGCATCGGGGTCTTCGTCTGCCATTGCGGCATCAACATCGCCGGCGTGGTGAACGTGGAAGCGGTGACCGAATACGCGAAAACCCTTCCCAACGTGACCTACGCGGACCACCTCCTGTTCGCCTGCTCGACGGATTCCACCGAACGCATCAAGGAAATCGTCCAAGAACACCACCTCAACCGGGTGGTGGTGGCCTCCTGTTCCCCCAGAACCCATGAACCCCTTTTTCAGGATTGCATCCGCGAAGCCGGCCTTAACAAGTATCTGTTCGAAATGGCCAACATCCGCGATCAATGCAGCTGGGTCCACGCGGCGGACCCGGACCAGGCCACGGAAAAGGCCAAGGATCTCGTCCGCATGGCCGTCGCCAAGGCCCGGTTTCTGGAACCTCTCTACGAAATCCCATTCTCTGTGGTCCAGTCGGCCCTGGTGGTGGGGGGAGGCGTGGCCGGAATGACGGCGGCGCTCAACTTGGCCGACCAGGGATTCCCCACCATCCTGGTGGAAAAGGAAGGAGAACTGGGCGGCCAGGCTCGAAAGACCATGCGCTTTCTGCCGACGGGGGAAGCGGTTCAACCGTACGTTTCGGAATTGATCGCCTCCATCGAGAGCCACCCGAACATCCAGGTCTTCAAAGGATCCCAGATCGCTTCGTTTTCAGGCCATCCGGGCCGCTTCGAAAGCGTCGTCCGAACGGCGGACGGGGATCGAACCGTGCAGTACGGCGCGCTCATCGTGGCCACCGGAGGCCAGGAATACCGGCCCAAAGAATACCTCTATGGAGAAGACGAACGGGTTCTCACCCAGCTGGCCTTTCATGAACTCCTGGCGGACGGCGGTGGGAAGCTTGCCGGCGCTCGGGATTTCGTCATGATTCAATGCGTGGGGTCACGGGATGAAGAGCGGCCTTACTGCAGCCGGGTATGTTGCACGGCGGCGGTGAGCAATGCTCTGAAGCTGAAGGAAATCACCCCCGAGGCCCGCATCACCATCCTTTACCGCGACATTCGAACCTTCGGAACCCGGGAGATTCTCTATCGGAAAGCGCGGGAGCAGGGCGTTCGCTTCTGCCGGTATGAACCCGAAAAAAAACCTGAGGTGACCAGGCAGGATGATACGCTCCGAATCCGCGTCTTCGACCAGAACCTGAGACGGGAAATCGTGCTTCGAGCCGACCGGTTGATCTTGAGTGCTGCGGTGGTGCCGAGAGTCTCCAGCCGGGATCTGGCGGAAATCTTCAAACTGAATACCGACGCCGACGGCTTTTTCATGGAAGCCCACGTGAAGCTCCGACCCCTGGATTTCGCCAACGCGGGAATCTATCTGTGTGGACTGGCGCACAGCCCCAAGTTTCTCGACGAATCCATCGCCCAGGCCCGCGGGGCGGCATCCAGAGCAGCCACCATCCTCAGCCGTGAAGAAATGACCGTGGGCGGCCGCGTGGCGGTGGTGGATCCGTCGCGGTGCGCCGTCTGCCTCACCTGCGTGCGCACTTGCCCCTACCATGTGCCTTATGTGGTATCGCCCGGGCAATCCGTGAAAAAGGCCGCCTATATCGACCCGGCCCTTTGTCAAGGCTGTGGCGCCTGCGTGGCCGAGTGTCCCGCAAAGGCCATCCAGCTGCAGCATTTCACCGATCAGCAGCTCATCGAAAAAACCGCGGCCGCCGCCTCCTGA